The following proteins are encoded in a genomic region of Diabrotica virgifera virgifera chromosome 1, PGI_DIABVI_V3a:
- the LOC126879262 gene encoding uncharacterized protein LOC126879262, with translation MPRRKKGGDLASSAAKRRKQKEHRRNETEEEREARLQNQRTRMRTLRSTKNEERKENESIEESRILKDNLTKEAFHYEPTKKYYNHKHVVIGKMDNICQFCHAKKFSKETAGLCCMNGKIRLPPLEAPPQEFLHYMTGETQESKHFLQNIRLTSKNPASLTVSYM, from the coding sequence ATGCCTAGACGTAAAAAAGGAGGAGATCTTGCCAGTTCTGCAGCGAAACGGCGGAAACAAAAAGAACATAGAAGAAATGAAACGGAAGAAGAGCGCGAAGCACGTTTACAAAATCAACGAACTAGGATGAGAACTCTGAGAAGCacaaaaaatgaagaaagaaaAGAGAACGAAAGTATAGAAGAATCgagaattttaaaagataatttaaCAAAGGAAGCATTCCACTACGAACCGACGAAAAAATATTACAATCATAAACATGTTGTGATCGGAAAAATGGATAACATTTGCCAATTTTGCCACGCGAAAAAATTCAGTAAAGAAACAGCAGGTCTCTGTTGCATGAATGGAAAAATTCGACTACCACCACTGGAAGCACCTCCACAGGAATTTCTACATTACATGACCGGGGAAACACAAGAATcaaaacactttcttcaaaatATAAGATTAACCTCAAAGAACCCTGCTTCTCTCACGGTCAGCTATATGTAG